Proteins found in one Candidatus Jidaibacter acanthamoeba genomic segment:
- a CDS encoding ankyrin repeat domain-containing protein: MRKDKESIVEKLFLASESGRVSRVKEILDKGTDINSKDFDKSTLLHQAITRRDLEMIKFLLDKGIDLNARNRNDDTPLHLAARRGYPEIVELLLKNKNTDVNVVNVEGETALHDSLSTIHYDKIAPLLIAHGANVNVRRKDDGWMPIHIAAYTGAVGAYKLLLKNGANSNIPSIEFKKFDENYGEVITYKSLTAKELYKQLSSEKIKEFEAAEREVETKRKADRSESLLTVGSKRKRRPDFAETVENSRNPRVEKGADDSSPEKLSVNSQRGIGERWVASEVRRRKLNGEFGNSADNKEEQK, encoded by the coding sequence ATGAGAAAAGACAAAGAGAGCATAGTTGAAAAGCTATTCTTAGCTTCAGAATCAGGGAGAGTTTCTCGGGTAAAAGAGATATTGGATAAAGGTACCGATATCAATAGTAAGGATTTTGATAAGTCAACTTTACTTCACCAAGCTATTACACGTAGAGATCTTGAGATGATTAAGTTCCTATTAGATAAGGGAATTGACCTAAATGCTAGAAACCGCAATGATGATACACCTTTACATTTAGCTGCAAGGAGGGGATATCCTGAAATTGTTGAATTACTACTGAAAAATAAAAATACAGATGTTAATGTAGTTAACGTTGAAGGAGAAACCGCATTGCATGATTCACTCTCAACAATACATTATGATAAGATAGCGCCGCTTTTAATTGCTCATGGAGCAAATGTAAATGTACGTAGAAAAGATGATGGATGGATGCCAATACATATTGCTGCGTACACAGGGGCTGTGGGAGCATATAAGTTGCTACTTAAAAATGGAGCGAATTCTAATATTCCTAGTATTGAATTTAAGAAGTTTGATGAAAATTATGGTGAGGTTATAACTTATAAAAGTCTCACTGCTAAGGAGCTATATAAGCAATTATCTTCGGAAAAAATAAAAGAATTTGAAGCAGCTGAAAGGGAAGTTGAAACAAAAAGGAAGGCAGATAGATCTGAAAGCTTACTTACAGTCGGATCCAAGAGAAAGAGACGACCTGATTTTGCAGAAACTGTAGAGAATTCTAGAAATCCTAGAGTTGAAAAAGGAGCGGATGACTCTTCACCTGAAAAGCTTTCTGTAAACTCTCAAAGAGGTATAGGAGAAAGGTGGGTAGCTTCTGAGGTAAGAAGGCGTAAGCTTAATGGAGAATTTGGAAATTCAGCTGATAATAAAGAAGAGCAGAAA